In Streptomyces sp. 1222.5, the genomic stretch CATCAGCCGTGCGCCGGAGCCGCAGCCGAGATCGGCGACGCGGCTGAAGGGGAAGTCCACCCGGTCCATCGCGGCCCAGAAGGTGGGCGCGTAGGTGACCTGGTCGATCTCCCGGCAGGCGTAGGCGATGGCGGCGGCGTCGCGGTGGTAGTAGTCGCCGCTGCGGTTCTCGGTGCGCAGGACGGCGGGCATCTGCCGGAACAGCTCGGCACTGCCACGGGTGAGCCAGTGGAAGAACGACTTGTTGCGGTACATGTCGTCGAAGCCGTCGAGGGTGTGGACCACGGCGCCGTCGCGGCGGACGAGCCCGACCGACGCGAGGGCGCGGAACAGGCCGGTGGTCGACAGCGGGTCGAGACCGGCCCGCGCGGCGAAGTCGGCGGTGTCCAGCGTCCGCGCGCGGTGCAGCTCGTCCAGGGCTCCGACCTCCCAGGCGGCGGCGATCGCCCATGCCGCCACGGCGGAGTTGTAGATGGAGGCAATGCCGCGCGCGTTGCCCTGTGCGATGTCAACAGTCACTGCTCAGCACCTCGTCCTTGGGAGTTCGGGGGTCTGTCACCCTTCGTTCCATGCTTCAAGCGCGTGGCGGGTGGGGCATCTCTGACGTTGCTGTCCGGCGGCGGCGCCACGGTCCGCCGGGCAGGTCACCCCGTCAGCTCCCTTTCCAGGGCGCGCTCCAGCGGGGTCAGCGGCAGGTCGGTGAGCCGCTCCGGGTGGCCGGGCGGGATCTCGCCCGCCGGGTCGGGGCCGGATGGGGAGGGCATCGGGCCGATCCACACCCAGCCGAAGTCGGACAGGGACCAGTAGGCGGAGCGCAGCAGCCGGCGGGCCAGCCGCAGGGCTGCGGGCCCACGGCTGCCGGCGGTGTGCGCGAAGGGCGTGGAGGAAGTGGTCACGGGCCGACCGTCACACCCGGTCGCCGGCCGGCGCATCTCGCAGGGTGCGCCGCTCGCCGGCGCGCTGCAGCGCGGCGTGTCCGCGCCGGCCCTCCTCCAGGGTGGGCGCGAGTTCGAGGGGGGCGCTTGCGTCGCCCTCGCGAAGGATGGCGGCGGCCCGGGCGAGTTGTTCGGCGACCCGGTCGAGGACGTCGGCGACCGGGCCCGCGTTGTGGGCGAGGACGTCGCCCCATAGCCACGGGTCGCCGCCCGCACTGCGGACGGCGTCGCGCAGCCCGTTCCCGGCGAGCCCGAGGAACGCCTCGGAGCTGTCGGCGAACCGGGTGGCGAGGGCGGCTGCGATCAGGTGCGGGCCGTGGGACAGTTCGGCGACGATCCGGTCGTGCACGTGGGGGGCAAGGTCGATCCGGTACGCCCCGCACACCTCGATCAGCGCGTCCATGGTCTCCAGCGCCCAGTCGGGCGTGGTCTCGTACGGGCACACCACCCAGGGCCGCCCGGTGAAGCGGCTGGCGGCCGCGGTGTCCCGGGCGGGTGCGTCGGAGCCGGCCAGCGGATGTCCCGGTACGTATCCCTTGAGGTCGCAGCCGCGCAGCTCGGCCTCGGCGCAGA encodes the following:
- a CDS encoding prephenate dehydrogenase/arogenate dehydrogenase family protein; translation: MTTTLRTAVVIGCGTTGTSLALALGLAGVRVTLVDEDPRALEEAVSLGAGTAWTPGQPPADIVVVATAPSAVVDVLHSAQSRGLGHVYTDTAGTKDIVCAEAELRGCDLKGYVPGHPLAGSDAPARDTAAASRFTGRPWVVCPYETTPDWALETMDALIEVCGAYRIDLAPHVHDRIVAELSHGPHLIAAALATRFADSSEAFLGLAGNGLRDAVRSAGGDPWLWGDVLAHNAGPVADVLDRVAEQLARAAAILREGDASAPLELAPTLEEGRRGHAALQRAGERRTLRDAPAGDRV
- a CDS encoding DUF6059 family protein produces the protein MTTSSTPFAHTAGSRGPAALRLARRLLRSAYWSLSDFGWVWIGPMPSPSGPDPAGEIPPGHPERLTDLPLTPLERALERELTG
- a CDS encoding class I SAM-dependent methyltransferase, translating into MTVDIAQGNARGIASIYNSAVAAWAIAAAWEVGALDELHRARTLDTADFAARAGLDPLSTTGLFRALASVGLVRRDGAVVHTLDGFDDMYRNKSFFHWLTRGSAELFRQMPAVLRTENRSGDYYHRDAAAIAYACREIDQVTYAPTFWAAMDRVDFPFSRVADLGCGSGARLMQILDRHPGATGVGVDIARPSLDVARKEASEAGFADRAEFVQGDVLRLEPRPEYADIELLTCFMMGHDFWPRENCVATLRRLREVFPAARRLLIGDATRTALPDTELPVFTLGFELGHDLMGTFLPTVDDWESVFEEGGWELVRTNRIDITVGEVIFELA